The Deinococcus seoulensis genome window below encodes:
- a CDS encoding tyrosine-type recombinase/integrase, with translation MAEAPHTRRSRTPNGAGSLRPYRGQYRVKVTVTTAGGQQQVSRVVPTEAEGRLVLAQLLADHSRGLLRSPSTLTVEALLRELVESRRAEWKPKTLANNEDLIRLHLVPHLGAVKVQKLRAQHVLQLYTLLARSYSPSLLRQVRAVLRQALQLAVVNDVVPRNVAKDVDLPTARTSRRSRQNRALSSAQLQDFLQAAAPFEEVAGPVFHIAGLLGLRRGEAAALRWEHVDLDQGILHVRDNLVVVRGRPTPGTPKTQAGDRTVPLATETVALLAAWQGRQRALGVMVGEKWVDSGHVFTTLRGTPFHPDRLSTLAREFGTQAGLAHVTFHGLRHTSASLHLARGVPAEVVKTWLGHENVNLTLNTYRTVYSHEHRLHVTGMSGLLQQGPVNLTLDTLRRVGT, from the coding sequence ATGGCTGAGGCGCCCCACACCAGGCGGTCGAGGACCCCCAACGGCGCGGGCAGCCTGCGGCCCTACCGCGGGCAGTACCGGGTCAAGGTCACCGTGACCACCGCAGGCGGCCAGCAGCAGGTCAGCCGGGTCGTGCCCACCGAGGCCGAGGGCCGGCTGGTGCTGGCCCAGCTTCTCGCCGACCACAGCCGCGGCCTGCTCCGGAGCCCCAGCACCCTGACGGTCGAGGCCCTGCTCCGCGAACTCGTCGAGAGCCGGCGGGCCGAGTGGAAGCCCAAGACCCTCGCGAACAACGAGGACCTGATCCGCCTGCATCTGGTGCCGCACCTCGGTGCCGTCAAGGTGCAGAAACTCAGGGCCCAGCACGTCCTGCAGCTCTACACCCTGCTGGCCCGCTCCTACAGCCCCTCCCTGCTGAGGCAGGTGCGGGCCGTGCTGCGGCAGGCCCTGCAACTCGCGGTGGTAAACGATGTCGTGCCGCGCAATGTCGCGAAGGACGTCGACCTGCCCACTGCCCGCACCTCCCGGCGCAGCCGCCAGAACCGCGCCCTGAGCTCCGCGCAGCTTCAGGACTTCCTTCAGGCGGCGGCGCCGTTCGAGGAGGTCGCCGGCCCGGTCTTCCACATCGCGGGCCTGCTCGGCCTGCGCCGGGGTGAGGCCGCCGCGCTGCGCTGGGAGCACGTCGATCTGGACCAGGGCATCCTGCACGTCCGCGACAACCTCGTGGTGGTCCGGGGGCGACCGACCCCCGGCACGCCCAAGACGCAGGCGGGTGACCGGACCGTGCCGCTGGCAACCGAGACCGTGGCGCTGCTGGCCGCCTGGCAGGGTCGGCAGCGCGCGCTCGGAGTGATGGTGGGGGAGAAGTGGGTCGACAGCGGCCACGTCTTCACGACCCTCCGGGGCACCCCCTTCCACCCGGACCGGCTCTCCACGCTGGCACGGGAGTTCGGCACCCAGGCAGGTCTGGCGCACGTGACCTTCCACGGCCTGCGGCATACCAGCGCCAGCCTGCATCTGGCGAGGGGCGTCCCGGCCGAAGTCGTGAAGACCTGGCTGGGTCACGAGAACGTGAACCTGACCCTCAACACCTACCGCACCGTGTACAGCCATGAACACCGCCTGCACGTGACCGGGATGAGCGGCCTCCTCCAGCAGGGCCCAGTCAACCTCACCCTCGACACCCTCCGGCGGGTGGGCACCTGA
- a CDS encoding helix-turn-helix domain-containing protein, translated as MKPYLSIQEFAEYLGVSKKVVYGMVRSEAIFAVRVGQKEYRISAEAVHAWEAEQRRQHEQRRERHG; from the coding sequence TTGAAACCCTACCTGTCCATCCAGGAATTTGCCGAGTACCTCGGCGTCAGCAAGAAAGTCGTCTACGGCATGGTCCGCTCCGAGGCCATCTTCGCCGTGCGCGTCGGCCAGAAGGAGTACCGCATTTCCGCCGAGGCGGTCCACGCCTGGGAAGCCGAGCAGCGCCGCCAGCATGAGCAGCGCCGGGAGCGCCATGGCTGA
- a CDS encoding tyrosine-type recombinase/integrase, producing the protein MKRRENGEGCVKKLPSGSYRWQVTLGFDDQGKQLLKSGTEKTKKDADRARVQAVADQQRGLLPVPSQIRLAEWLPRWLELKRPNLAPKTLANYAYVIERHLGPLLGHRRLQDLKPSEVRGAYVKLADQGFSKSLLHQVRVILRQALQEALLDEIVSRNVAEVARLPNFKRSRTARALDAREVTVFLKAAQHHRLGLLFEFVIASGLRRGEVCALKWAHIDLDKGLLRVRENLTVVNGQATLGTPKTESGVRDLHLAPETVALLRRQWTAQQTQGLTTAEHVFTGADGRRLYPDSLTKLAGRLARQAGLGAVRFHDLRHTYASLMLSMGVPMEVVSEKLGHSRPSTTADIYRHVFLEEHEQHTFALGDLLTPRPLRLQNPDRTAAQGDSDQVA; encoded by the coding sequence ATGAAACGACGTGAGAATGGCGAGGGGTGTGTCAAGAAGCTGCCGAGTGGGAGTTACCGCTGGCAGGTCACGCTGGGCTTCGACGATCAGGGCAAGCAGCTGCTCAAGAGCGGCACGGAGAAGACGAAGAAAGATGCGGACCGGGCGCGCGTGCAGGCGGTGGCGGACCAGCAGCGGGGCCTGCTGCCGGTCCCCAGCCAGATCCGACTCGCGGAGTGGCTGCCGCGCTGGCTGGAGCTCAAACGCCCGAACCTCGCGCCGAAGACCCTGGCGAACTACGCGTACGTCATCGAGCGGCATCTGGGTCCTCTCCTCGGTCACCGCAGGCTGCAGGACCTCAAGCCCAGCGAGGTGCGGGGCGCCTACGTCAAGCTGGCCGATCAGGGCTTCTCGAAGTCACTGCTGCATCAGGTGCGGGTGATTCTGCGTCAGGCGCTGCAGGAGGCATTACTGGACGAGATCGTGAGCCGGAACGTCGCAGAGGTGGCCCGACTGCCCAACTTCAAACGCAGCCGGACGGCCAGAGCGCTGGACGCCCGGGAGGTCACGGTCTTCCTGAAAGCCGCCCAACACCACCGGCTGGGCCTGCTCTTCGAGTTCGTCATCGCCAGCGGCCTGAGGCGGGGCGAGGTCTGCGCCCTGAAATGGGCGCACATAGACCTCGACAAGGGCCTGCTGCGCGTCCGCGAGAATCTCACGGTGGTGAACGGTCAGGCCACGCTCGGCACGCCCAAGACGGAGTCCGGTGTCCGCGACCTGCACCTGGCTCCGGAGACGGTCGCCTTGCTGCGCCGGCAGTGGACGGCGCAGCAGACCCAGGGGCTGACAACCGCAGAGCACGTGTTCACGGGCGCGGATGGACGCCGCCTCTACCCGGACTCCCTGACCAAACTGGCCGGCCGCCTCGCGCGACAGGCGGGGCTTGGGGCGGTGCGCTTCCACGACCTGCGGCACACCTACGCCAGCCTGATGCTGAGCATGGGGGTGCCCATGGAGGTGGTCAGCGAGAAGCTGGGCCACTCGAGGCCGAGCACGACCGCTGACATCTACCGGCATGTCTTCCTGGAGGAGCACGAGCAGCACACCTTCGCGCTGGGAGACCTGCTCACCCCCAGGCCGCTGCGGCTTCAGAACCCGGACAGAACCGCCGCTCAGGGAGACAGCGACCAGGTCGCCTGA
- a CDS encoding phospholipase D family protein — translation MTERLTQTRWEGWGAGLSLLEQRPGTLWIVSPFITASLPAHLVSGARVLTTLDPVDLARGSSQATALAALMDGGAEVRTLPDLHAKVYLRMHASQAVGFSGSANLTQRGNHRNLEAMTGPEEFSISFIRDLMGHWSRADPLNQARLLEAQAKGDRLRENFLTQEMIESDVVVIMVDTRMMRGMFELTESKVGIPVADRTPGLRPARVDFVTARERKVGLDQLRAGLKKLQDGQAGRAVKLSGGLAYAVPIADRDRFQNRIESLHHELRDTMNALVADNASAWKKDFMGRLRQAASKYLKADPERVEHVVKEAGDRFDHYLTQLDVGLSYGTYLPLQTPSRPLAHDFRTYFRSVRENQTLELDLT, via the coding sequence ATGACCGAACGCTTGACTCAAACCCGCTGGGAAGGATGGGGGGCTGGACTGAGCCTCCTTGAGCAGCGGCCCGGCACCCTGTGGATCGTCTCCCCTTTCATCACGGCGTCCCTACCTGCCCATCTCGTCAGCGGTGCACGGGTCCTGACGACCCTTGACCCGGTCGATCTGGCGCGCGGCTCCTCGCAGGCGACGGCCCTGGCCGCCCTCATGGATGGGGGTGCGGAGGTACGCACTCTGCCCGACCTGCACGCGAAGGTGTACCTGCGGATGCACGCCAGTCAGGCAGTCGGCTTTTCCGGATCGGCGAACCTGACTCAAAGGGGCAACCACCGCAACCTGGAAGCGATGACCGGCCCGGAAGAGTTCAGCATTTCCTTCATCCGGGACCTGATGGGGCACTGGTCGCGTGCAGATCCGCTCAATCAAGCACGGCTCCTTGAGGCTCAGGCGAAGGGTGACCGTCTCCGGGAGAATTTCCTGACGCAGGAGATGATCGAGAGCGACGTCGTCGTGATCATGGTGGACACCCGCATGATGCGCGGCATGTTCGAGCTGACCGAAAGCAAGGTCGGGATTCCCGTCGCCGACCGGACCCCGGGGTTACGACCCGCACGGGTGGATTTCGTGACGGCCAGGGAGCGAAAAGTCGGGCTGGATCAGCTGCGGGCAGGCCTGAAGAAGCTGCAGGATGGGCAAGCTGGACGCGCCGTGAAGCTGTCTGGCGGCCTGGCCTACGCCGTGCCCATAGCGGATCGTGATCGCTTTCAGAACAGAATCGAGAGCCTGCATCACGAATTGCGGGACACCATGAATGCACTCGTGGCAGACAACGCCTCCGCCTGGAAGAAGGATTTCATGGGGCGGTTACGGCAGGCGGCTTCAAAGTACCTGAAGGCGGATCCGGAACGTGTGGAACATGTGGTGAAGGAAGCCGGGGATCGCTTCGATCACTACCTGACACAACTGGACGTGGGTCTGAGCTACGGGACGTACCTGCCTCTACAGACGCCGTCCCGGCCACTGGCCCATGATTTCCGAACTTACTTCCGGAGCGTGCGGGAGAACCAGACCCTGGAGTTGGACCTCACCTGA
- a CDS encoding serine/threonine-protein kinase: MPDLASFSEAVQMPASYHPSLGDLKNGRLVVNAMGLPTPDSGNFAVVYQTEYSGKRHALRCFIRPASDQGERFAHISAYLKRYPCRYFVDFEFHPQGLKVAGQWQPLMVMEWRDGVPLERHIKSLLGDADRLLQLAGKWVEMFDYLRGLDLAHGDIHPDNVIVHDDQLYLIDYDAVYIPSLQGKNIQEAGQRNFQHPERNSSHYGPYMDNFPSWIVYYTLILLSIEPDLWDRYQGGDQKLIFTADDYREPDKSRLLKELIQGKNPIFQLIAQNIRAMLKRKLEDVPALSENLVRAGALPLPPQAPSDWWKDHRPTSEGAGVPSWLKKR, translated from the coding sequence ATGCCAGATCTTGCTTCTTTCAGTGAAGCGGTACAGATGCCTGCGTCATACCATCCCAGTCTGGGAGATCTGAAAAATGGTAGGCTCGTTGTCAATGCAATGGGACTCCCTACGCCTGACAGCGGCAATTTCGCCGTGGTTTATCAAACCGAATACTCTGGCAAGCGCCACGCGTTGCGGTGTTTCATACGCCCGGCCTCTGATCAGGGAGAGCGGTTCGCTCACATATCAGCTTATCTGAAACGTTATCCCTGTCGCTACTTTGTGGATTTCGAATTTCATCCGCAGGGTCTGAAAGTGGCAGGTCAGTGGCAGCCTCTAATGGTGATGGAGTGGCGTGATGGAGTGCCGCTGGAAAGGCATATCAAATCATTATTAGGCGATGCGGATCGATTATTGCAGTTGGCTGGAAAATGGGTCGAGATGTTCGACTATCTGCGTGGTCTGGATTTAGCGCACGGTGATATCCATCCAGATAATGTTATCGTCCATGATGATCAACTCTATTTGATTGATTACGATGCGGTATACATTCCATCCTTGCAGGGAAAAAATATCCAAGAAGCTGGCCAGCGGAACTTTCAGCACCCCGAACGCAATTCAAGTCACTACGGGCCTTATATGGATAATTTTCCGTCTTGGATTGTCTATTACACATTGATACTGCTCAGCATCGAGCCGGACCTCTGGGATCGCTATCAGGGCGGCGATCAAAAATTGATTTTTACAGCTGATGACTACCGTGAGCCGGATAAATCGCGTCTTCTGAAGGAACTCATCCAGGGTAAGAACCCCATCTTTCAACTCATTGCACAGAACATCAGGGCCATGCTGAAACGGAAGCTTGAAGATGTTCCCGCCCTCAGTGAGAATTTGGTCCGTGCCGGAGCACTTCCTCTTCCGCCACAGGCACCCTCAGACTGGTGGAAAGATCATCGGCCTACGAGCGAAGGGGCAGGTGTGCCATCTTGGCTTAAAAAACGATAG
- a CDS encoding protein phosphatase 2C domain-containing protein, with product MPIAFLTARRVPKTGAPLSECEDATSPTPERSGPVLLPPQGLAVAVADGATTYSYSQEWANILCTEQEKRPLADVDDLMARLPSWQTAWQAAIQDRINDLPWFAAAKVEQGAFSTFLQLTLHPDGTWQALAIGDSCLVQCRKGKLVWRNGDYAFSFPLQTSEAFSARPYLLPTRPDMNSRVREYFRETQGKWQAGDEFLLMTDALAAWFVRETEQGRTPQETLRTFTDQSPQIHEDQDVSHVERHDYSIDDLRPLSLYLSRYSRIEEGNKSIHRSDGIIGHPSLDEAFGHWVEESKTVRGLKDDDVSFVHVSLREA from the coding sequence ATGCCTATCGCGTTTCTCACCGCCCGTAGAGTTCCAAAAACGGGAGCTCCGTTGTCTGAGTGCGAAGACGCCACATCACCAACTCCAGAAAGGTCGGGCCCCGTCTTGCTTCCTCCGCAGGGGTTGGCGGTCGCAGTGGCTGATGGGGCGACAACGTACTCCTACTCTCAGGAGTGGGCAAACATTCTCTGCACGGAACAAGAAAAGCGACCCCTCGCTGATGTGGATGACCTGATGGCGCGACTTCCCTCCTGGCAAACAGCATGGCAGGCCGCGATTCAGGACCGGATCAACGACCTCCCCTGGTTTGCAGCGGCCAAAGTCGAGCAGGGAGCCTTCAGTACGTTTCTGCAACTGACCTTACATCCGGACGGCACATGGCAGGCCCTCGCCATAGGCGACAGTTGCCTCGTCCAGTGCCGCAAAGGGAAGTTGGTCTGGCGAAATGGGGACTATGCGTTTTCCTTTCCATTGCAGACTTCCGAAGCATTTTCCGCGCGTCCTTACCTCTTGCCCACCCGTCCCGACATGAACTCGCGGGTTCGAGAGTACTTCCGAGAAACCCAAGGTAAGTGGCAGGCGGGAGACGAATTTCTGTTAATGACAGATGCATTAGCCGCATGGTTCGTTCGGGAGACGGAGCAGGGTAGGACCCCCCAAGAAACTTTGCGGACATTTACTGATCAATCCCCTCAAATTCATGAGGACCAGGATGTATCTCATGTTGAACGTCACGATTATAGTATAGATGATCTTCGGCCGCTATCATTGTACCTCTCTCGATATAGCCGAATCGAAGAGGGGAATAAAAGTATTCACCGATCGGACGGGATCATTGGGCATCCCAGTCTTGATGAAGCGTTCGGGCACTGGGTAGAAGAATCAAAAACAGTCAGAGGACTCAAGGATGACGACGTCTCATTTGTACATGTAAGCCTGCGGGAGGCCTGA
- a CDS encoding vWA domain-containing protein, protein MPYTQIINRAHPSAFVFVIDQSGSMSEQWGSSGMTKAEQVATIINRQLTNLSIRCTKGEGVRDYFDIAVIGYGRGVQPVLGGTLANRDLIPVSDIAQYPLRVEDRTKKIDDGAGGLIEQKVRFPVWMDPQAAGGTPMCAALEYARTILEPWIDQHPDSHPPIILHITDGESTDGDPVQPAQTLKNLHTNDGNVLVFNAHISASGGIAVEFPDSDAALSDVYSRTLFEMSSVLPHGILVAANHAGHQLGDGARGFVYNADSANLINFLDIGTSPAAAMEADR, encoded by the coding sequence ATGCCCTACACACAAATCATTAACCGTGCTCATCCTTCTGCCTTCGTGTTCGTCATCGATCAATCGGGCTCTATGTCGGAGCAATGGGGCAGCAGTGGGATGACCAAAGCTGAACAGGTTGCAACCATTATCAACCGCCAATTGACTAACTTGTCAATTCGTTGCACGAAGGGTGAGGGTGTCCGTGACTACTTCGACATCGCCGTGATCGGCTACGGCCGTGGGGTCCAACCCGTGCTTGGCGGAACACTGGCGAACCGAGACCTGATTCCTGTCAGCGACATTGCCCAATATCCGCTGCGGGTTGAAGATCGGACCAAGAAAATTGATGACGGGGCCGGCGGTCTGATTGAACAGAAGGTGAGGTTCCCAGTCTGGATGGACCCTCAGGCTGCCGGTGGTACGCCGATGTGCGCGGCGCTCGAATACGCTCGCACTATTCTGGAGCCCTGGATCGATCAGCACCCGGACAGTCACCCTCCCATCATTTTGCACATCACGGATGGAGAATCGACGGACGGGGACCCCGTGCAGCCTGCGCAGACTCTCAAAAACCTGCACACCAACGATGGCAACGTTCTGGTGTTTAACGCTCATATCAGTGCATCAGGGGGCATTGCTGTGGAGTTCCCCGACTCAGATGCCGCCCTGAGTGACGTTTACTCGCGCACTCTGTTCGAGATGTCCAGCGTTCTTCCGCACGGAATTCTGGTCGCAGCAAACCATGCCGGACATCAATTGGGGGATGGTGCCCGAGGCTTTGTCTATAACGCAGACTCCGCCAACCTCATTAACTTCCTCGATATCGGAACTAGTCCGGCGGCGGCTATGGAAGCTGATCGCTGA
- a CDS encoding OmpA/MotB family protein has protein sequence MTRRRTPDIESNFYIAYTDMAFTMVMVMTLIAVLVVLYGRIGWDSIQYKKAQAQVEREVKDAYAQNNLKAPYVNRGRNDPPGAQRWVFNQQNLFTPGTARLTVNSRRALLEFARVVREHDDQWRRLRIEGHTRPPRPGEADNWQLSAARAEMVTRVFSGAGHIPAYKMAIAGRAGQNPIFKASQTGNERVEILIEYANSAK, from the coding sequence ATGACCCGGCGCCGGACCCCAGATATTGAGTCGAACTTCTACATCGCCTATACGGATATGGCGTTCACCATGGTCATGGTCATGACCCTTATTGCAGTGCTCGTCGTCCTATACGGACGAATCGGGTGGGACAGCATTCAGTACAAGAAAGCCCAGGCCCAGGTTGAGCGTGAGGTAAAAGACGCGTATGCGCAGAACAATTTAAAAGCCCCTTATGTCAATAGAGGAAGAAACGACCCACCCGGGGCACAACGCTGGGTCTTCAATCAGCAGAACCTGTTCACCCCTGGCACCGCCCGCCTGACGGTCAATAGCCGAAGGGCCCTGCTGGAATTTGCCCGTGTCGTTCGGGAACATGATGATCAGTGGCGTCGCCTGAGGATTGAGGGGCACACCCGCCCGCCGCGCCCAGGCGAGGCCGACAACTGGCAACTTTCGGCCGCGCGTGCAGAGATGGTGACGCGGGTCTTCAGTGGGGCTGGACATATTCCAGCGTACAAAATGGCTATCGCTGGCCGGGCTGGACAAAACCCTATTTTCAAGGCGTCGCAGACGGGAAATGAGCGAGTCGAGATCCTCATCGAGTATGCCAACTCAGCGAAATAG